DNA from Musa acuminata AAA Group cultivar baxijiao chromosome BXJ1-5, Cavendish_Baxijiao_AAA, whole genome shotgun sequence:
TGCTATGCTATGCTATGCTTAGATGGATTTAACACACCATCAAATGCCATCACCTTGGGACGCAGAAGCAACAGCGCTTTCCCATGGTGCTGCTGGCTATCATCTGCGAAGGGATCGTGTGACGTGCATGATCGTTGCACATACAAACTATGAAAGACCACTTAGTTAATATACGACGCAGAGACGTTCTGTCTCCTCAGAGGATGAAGCGATTCATATCACCACCgcacgtaaatgtattgaatttAATGTTACTCCAAAAAAGAATTATTCTTAGTTTaaggaaagaaaaaaacaaaagaaatgcattTTTATAAGGCACGTGTCAGCATGCTACATTAGAATGTAGAGTATCCGTAAATAAGCCATCACATGATTCCACAGAACACAGGCTGCTACCGCTACAGAGATCCACAGAGAGGAGAGTTCCAATCTAATCCAAGAGATGCACCATATAACATGATGGAGGTCAGAACAATTTGAAAGAATATAAGAGACCAACAACCTGCTGCTATCCCAACCATTTGACACAGGCTATATGAATTTTACCATCGTTGAAATCCTTAACAAGTAAATAAACAAAACAATAAGCTCAGCTTAAAGCTCGGTGGCCTCTCCGACCAAATTTGCATGGTGCAATTCGTCCAACATTTTCACGCTTGAATATCAAATCAAAAATATGGGATTTCACCACTGCTTCTTCCTTGTTACAGCAAATTAGGTCCCCGATGCGAATCAAAATCAATATGATCTCCAAATGCATGTGACGAAGCAGCATTAAACCCGTAGGCATCATAAACATCGATGCTCATCATCTCCGGGTCTGGTCCTCTGTATCCTACCATTGGGGAGGAGGACCAGGGAGCTGGCGTTGCTGGTTCCGAGCCCGAAAAATCTGCGTTCAACCCAGAAAGAGATGGATTCATGGGGTTCTGCGGAGAGTTTCCTGAAGGCCTTCTGTTACTAGAACTACCCGTCTGCAGTAACGGTGTTGATTGTTGTTGATTCTTCTGGGGAGGTGATTTGGGCCGCAGACTTTCAATCTCTGAAGTAGTCATCACAAGATGTGGAGCATCAGGTGGTGGGTTTCGGCCACCACCTCCCTGCCAAACCTTCCCATCCTTGTCAGAAAAGTTTCGAACATAGGCCTGCAAATTTAGGATGGTTATCAAATATCATGATGTGAAATGCTAGGTAGGATGCAAATTTAGGTTCATCGTGTGAAGAGTGTGTACCTCAGCGTTAAAATTAGAGGACGATAGTCCTTTTCCTACTGTTAGCCAGCCAGAGCGAATGTTATGGTCTTCACCGAAAAGTTCAAGCCTTCGTCGGCCCAGTGCAAAATGTTCAATAATCCTATACATATCCTCTGGCTTTTTGGTTGAACCTGCTGGAGGTGGAAAATAAAGGTAAAAAATGAGACAACAAACACAGGATATGATGAAGCTCCATTCAACTAAAAGTAATAGAGGAAAGATATTCACCTAAGATTAGTATACGTTTGACCTAAGATTTTACCATTTCATGTAAAGAAAAAGGATGACAATTGATGACCAGCTGATGACTACATACATGAAACTAAGGTTTCTCCATAACCATTCAGCATAATTCATAAACAGATTTATTTTGCTAATTTGCATTTTTGGTCCACAAGcaaactaaaaaaattaatacaCAAATATTGATGAGACAATAAAACAAAGTTCGAACAGTTAAAACACATGTATCcaacaaaagatcaacaataaatGCAGCATACTAGGGACTGACAGCTGGATACCGACAGAAAAAACTAGAAGAAGCATGTTTCACTTCCAAAGACGAGCTTTTTTTGTGTTGAAGGACACAATTACAAAGCACAAGTTTCTCTTCAAGTTTATCTaaagaaatcaatcacaaaaacaTATGTGGCCACATGTTCACCACAATAATGAACGTTACAACTAGGTATTCTGAACAACACAAGAAAATGCAATACTCAGTAGAAAACTGACCATCAGTTGGTTCCTCAGCTATAATAACATCTGTGTCGATATTGGCATGGATGATATGCCCATCTGTGCTACGACGAACAGTTCCCTTTATGCCCATCAAGCAGTGTTCCTACAAATTATAAATGGAGCAACATTACTATAAGAAAAATGTAAAGAATTGGCAAGAAGATAAATAAGAACCTGGATGGTAAAATAACCAACCTTTGAATGCTGAAACAGTGTGCGAGAATCATGCCTCAGACCTGGAGTAGCATTCTTCTTGTTGGTTTTAACCCAGCAAATGTCTTCACACCTTCGAAATCCCCACTACATAACAGGACCATCAGATACTAAAACATCAAATATGAGCGTTCATCAAGGGGAAAAAAGAGACTGATATGATATCACAAAAACATACAAAGAAATATAATCTGCACATAAAGTGCCTCCGGTGCTTGAAACAAGCATGAGCATGCTCAGGAGAAACACAGTGAACTGTGTCCAGTGTTGCATACAAGGTTGCTCTCACCCCTGATAGAGTTTGAACTCACTTGTGAAGAGTGTTGCATGCATAGCAACAACAGTACAGGCAAAATCAATAGCTGGTACATACAAAAGCCGAGGTAAAAGACTTAACACACCTTTTTCAAACATTGACGGCCCTGTTCCAGGCCCACACCATCACCAACCCACAGGAAGATGAACGATGGAGTGTCAGCTATTGCCTGATTGAAACAGTAAACAATAATTAAATTCCAATTCATCgtatttcaagaaaaaataatttgggCATGATCTAAGCAACAACAACATGCAATAACATTGGAGCAAAAATGAAACTAGAAGAACACACCTCAATCTTAAGATTAAGTATCTCATCAAAAGTCCAGTACTCTAAGTGGTCGGTAATACCAGGAGCCCGGTGAGCATATTCCTCCCAAGGAGGATCCACAAGAATAACATCAAACTTGGTGCCAAAAAATTCAGGAGAAAGTACATGTTCACGTAGGTCACACTTATAATACAAGGGTGGTGAAGCTGAATTAGCTACAATCTCATCTTTCCTCTGAATAAGCTCCCTCAACTTGGGATAGTCCTCCACAACACTAGTAAGCTCCAACTCCCTGATGAAATTCTGGGGTCTCATACCAGTGTCCACAAAATTTTGAGAGTAGTCATTCTGTTCTCCCCTTGACGGAGCTTTACCAGAAGGTCCACTGGTTCTTGGTGGTGCCCAACCCATCGGAGCTTTATCATGTGACATTTCACGACCACCTGGCCCTATTGTGTTAAATCCAGGAGCAGATATGTTAGGCGGAACTCCCCTAATAGGGCCAGGTTGATTGAAATACATTGAGTGACCAAGGCCAGCTCCCATATTAGTTGGAAACCTCGGTCGTGTTGGCCCAAGGGGTGGGATAGGAGGAAGGTTGGGTGGGGCAGCAAGCATATTCATATCAACACCTCTAGCTCCTGGCCAAACAAGTGGTCCTGGAAATGGGGGGATGACAACACCAGGTCCAATGGGTGGTGGTGGAATATGGGTCATATTTGGTCCAATTGGCGGCATCGGACCAGGTGGCAAGCCCAGGGGACCAAAGGGGGGACCCATCATTGAAGGTTGAAGTCCAACACGTTGAGTATCTCTCCCATTTAATCTTCCTCTTGCTCCTCTCGCTGGTTTAGCACCTTTTGGACCTTGCTGAGGACCCCTATTTAAAGAGCCTGTTCCCTGGTTGTTCCCAAATGAAGATTGAATATTACTACCAGGACTCTGGCTTGCACCAATACGGCTAGAGCTCATAGCTCTCTGGATCCTACCTTTCCCAGCCTGTGAATCAAGAGAATTTCTTCCGGAATTTTGCTCTATAGGTGAGTCATCATCTTGGAACCTCTCATGTAAATCATCCCCAAAAGCAGAAGCAGTTTTACCCCTATCCTCAGCTAAATAACCCCATTCCTCATCACTAGCTCCAGAAGCAAAATCCTGTTGTGATCCCAATTCTGCTTTCCTTGCAGGAAATGTTGAAACCGATTCTTCCCTTCcaaaatctaaatttttattgGGCCTGATTTCTATTGAATCAGAACTCTCATTTCTGTTGCTAAAATTTGAGGAGACTCTCACACTTTCAGGCCTACTTCTGGTATCTTTTCTGTAACCAGGCCTACTGTGAATATTGTCACTGTCTAATCTTTCATGCTCACGCCTATGCATATCCCATTCTTTTGTATGTCCAAAGTCATCCCCATCTATTAAATCCTGCCTGGTCtgacttctcttccaatgatctttAGATGTCTCCCAGTCTCTATTTTTGTCACTCCAGGCACCCTTAACACTAGTGCCTCTTTCATTGTCAGAATCCGAAAATCCTCGATCATGCTCATCAAACTCTCTGTGATTTCTTCCGCTCCTCTCAGGACTGCGAGACCTTTTATAACGTCTGGAATCCCTCCCACCTTTACCCCATGTGCGTGAACGCGCATCTTCATCCATGTTGGACTTATCCCAGTTTTCAACTTCATCGCGACTACCATGTTCCGAGTTTCTTTGTTGCCTTTGCTTCTCACCTTTCTCACTAAGTTGCTTCGAACTGTAACTATGGGTATTTAGTTCTGCATCTTCTGTTGATCCAGTAGATCTTTCTCTCACCCTTCTTTGCCTATCATCTCTGACAACATTTGACTTAGTTTCATGAGAGGCATTAATCACCCTACTTTCCTCATCTTGTGCTTCTGATCTGCCCCAACTCCTGCCCCTTAAATTATCCTCCCTCCTATCATCCCTGTTACCAGACCTACTACTTTTCTCACCACTTGCATCCAAAACCCTACTTTTACCCTCTCCTGAATCATTCCTAAAGTCTAGCTCTCTGTCTCCATGAAGCTCATGTTTGCTGTGCTCTGAAGCTTTCCTGACCCTAGAATCAGATCTGTCTGCATGACTGCTTTCATCTGCTTTCCTGCTGGTCTCTACCTCATCCCATCTCCTACGTTGCGGGTTCTTTTCCTGCTCATTCTGTCCTTGATCTTTTTTATCTCTGCTGCTCTCTTTCCTTTCAAGATACCTTGAGTCTCGGTCATGTGGTTTCTCATTCTCACCATCACAAGAACTGTCCGCTTTGTTTCTTGTTTTATTATCAGAAATCTCATGACCAGAAACTTTCAGACTCGTTTTCCTTGGGAACTCCCCCTCGTTTCCATCATCTCTCTTCTTTCGGGTGCTCTCCAGGTCCCTATCTCGATACCCATCACCAGATCGTTTCTCAATTCTCTCATCTGCATTCGTTCGTGGGAGCTTCGAGCGTGAATCCCTTCTCATTGAGTAATCATCTTCATCTCCACTACCAGCAGACTTCTTCCTTGCATCATTCCTGTCCTCCAAAACCTTCCTTCTTCCGCTGTCCTGTTCATCAATTTCTTCTATATCAGCATGCTTCCTCGACTTGCTGGACTTGTGCTTCTTCTTATCTGTGCCTTCCCAGTCATCATAAACTTCCATTCTGCTGCTCCTAGCCTCCGTAATCTCCTCAAAATCTCTCTTACTGCGACTCCGACTGGATTCAGACCCTTCCATTTGCAGATGACCTTTAACCTGAGTGGGTTCAATGGCACATGACTTCTAGACAAAGACCTGTTTCAAAGAAACCTCGCAAGAATCAATCAACTATTAAGAAAGTCTTCATCTAACCAAGATAATGCTAGTTATATTTCTGATTCTGAGACCAGGAAAACGGGGAAAGAACAAATCTGAAATGCTTGCTCTTCCTACGCAAATAAGTCCCGATCACGAATCGTGAAACCAAACCCCAATTCCATGCGTACATCCACCAGCAAAGAGAAAAGATCCGACTCTATCGAGTTCCTCGGCTAccctaaaaccaagccaaaatcaGAAACACAAACCCTATCTTCCCCAATCAACGCAAAAGCGAGTCCAAATTTCTTCTCGCAGAGAAGTTTACCGATCAAAGTTCGACCTTTTTTTATTACAAGTCAATCGAAAACCCTAGGATTCTAATCAAACAAAGTGCACTATCAAGTCAAGAAATCCAAAGAAATTAGGAAGGaactctagaaaagcaagaaaccAAGTGACAGACCAAAATCTAGAGTTCTCGATCGATCCGAGACGAATTTGCGCCATCCTTGGGCGATAAGGCAAGCGCATCCACCAAATCGGAGGAGCAAAGGGTCGAGGGAGACGCTTACCAATTGTGGTGGGGATAAAGCGTAGGCTTTCTCCGGATCTTGGTCGGCGCCGGCCACTCTTGAGCCCTGGAGGACGCCGCCTGCGGGGCGAGAGGAAGGGCACAAAGGAATATCGATGATACGAAGAATACGAGATACTAATGTGTTTACGAACGATTCACGGGCGGTTTCGCAAAAACACCCTCCGGCTTTATAATTTTGCCGATTCGCGACGGTTTCATGTATTCCGAACGGTGCCTTTCCTTTTCTATAATCACAATTCTATCCTCAGTTAGATCAAACCAAATACTACAATAGTTAGGATCACTAAACCAAATACTACAATAGTTAGGATTACTAAACCAAACATAGAATAACTCTAATTCAAATAATACTATGATCCACTTTGATTACTTTAAATCCTCAATAaccttaattataattattattattattatatattttaggtTTTGTCAAACGATTTATTTGTGAGTTTTTGAGCGATTTTAGATGAAAATTAAAAgttatttagatatattttagGTAATTTaaaatcctctttttttttcctcacTTAATCTTAAACTTATATCTaccatttattaattttattactatatttatttttatttgttgtaaaataatgataATAGAAAAAGTGTGACATTCTTAGTTACAATTTATAGGTTTAGAGTGCTTTTATCATCAAACCGACATACTATAACCGAGTTTATATTAGTTTAAATTTTCACAAATCTTAATTATCAACATTATCATATGTTTCGATGTAATGATATATTAGACAGTTTCTAAAACGATTTTGAATGGAATTTAAGAAGAAAATTAACCATGTTTGGTATATTTGAAAATAAAGGatgataaattttcttttttttttcttttttagttggCATTAAATTTaggtttttatatatttttttaaaaaagcttATTTTTAATTGAAAATTGATAAAAATGTTACGCACTTAATCTCTATATATTTTGAAATTGTTGATAATATTGTGTTAATTTATTATGAAAGAATGGCAATCAAAATGGTAATGCATTAATTAATTACTCCACCTTTAAATAAACTTGCAATGTTTTGGTTTAGTTAATCAAGGCACTataaatttgctaaaaatattacaATCGAGTCTTAATTAATCTAAATCCTACTAAACGTAGGTATCAATTTTATTATAGCTTTTGAGgttttataaaataattcatataaGAACTTGAATGGTCATTTATCATAATTACAAAgcttttgatatatttcaaataAAGGATGACAAAGATTCTTTCTCTTTCCACTTATCTTAAATTTAGCccataaatatcataaaaagaGTCTTACAATGAGCAAATACCCTAAGGGAATGAAAATGAAAGATTTTAGTTGAATCCAAATTGAGTTTTGATGGAACACATGGGGCTTTTTATAAGTCGGtggatatttatatgtatacaaacatatgtatacatatgtatatatatatgtatataaatgtatgtatatatatatatatgtatatgcatatatatatatatatatatatacatatacatatatatatatatatatatacatatacatatatatatataattttattttctctGTAACAAACATATGATTTTCTAAAAAAGACATCCAGTAAATAAAAAAAGTGATTATATTGTATGTATTGTGTTCAGTCatgagataaaaaaatttaaatcctactGTAAGCCTGTGATACATATGAATGAATGGAAAGAGCCAATCTGTATTTATATTTGCTCATTACATATCTCGGGATTGATGGTGTGTGCAGAGGGTTCAATATTTGTTCAAACTGAAGCTGAGCTTAGTCCATTATATGATCATCTGCCCAAGTTGTCTCCCACTGTAGCCTAATCCATGTTATAGTCAAATCATCATCAGCTTTTCCACATTCATGTGCCATCAAACAATTTAAATCTTATTTCTGAAGAAGCAGGCAAACCATCCATATATTTAAAGCATCCCATTGCTTGTATCAGAACAAATGTTCGGCACCGGTACAGAAGCTAACCAATGGAAGCCCCAGCTCAGCTTCTATTGTTGGGATTTCCAGAGCTATCAATGTACAAACatgaaaaaagggaaaaaaaaaaaaaaggaaagcaaatAAGTGCATCTGAAAAGAAAAGGTCACACATCCTGCATTTTTGTGAAGCATAAAGAAGGCTGATGTTATGATTTCACAGCTCGTCACTCAAAGTATGTGAATCTCTGCCAATTTCATGGGCATTGGCACTAGTCTTCTTTTTATGTAGACTCTCAACAACTTCATCGAGCGGAGGATCACCAGGTCTTCGATACAATTGTTGCCCAATCTTAATCTCGTATGCTTCTGGCTGACTCAGAACAAACTCTTTCAACTGGAAAAGGAAGTGAAATACATCATTCTTCAATATCATACTACAACTATAATGCTAGTGCATAAGACCAGAATTTAAAaggacaaaaaataaaattcagttcCACCACTTGATTGCTACAAGCAGTTGTTGGACAACTCGAGCACGATATTTGATATTTCATAAAGACTCACCTCTTCCAAATCTTGGCCTCTTTCCATTGTAAACATGATGGTGTTCAGGTCAACAGCCATGAACTTGACCCCAACAGATCCAGTTCTTAGAACCTTGCTCCATCTCATAGCAATGGCAGGTACATCTTCCTGAATGTCACAAACTAATCAGGAATGCAAAAAACTTATGGAACTTTTTGATTAGATATTCCCATAGAAAGGATTACGAAAAAAATAGAGATCCAAAAGAAGGAAAATGGACAACCAGAAGGAGTTCAATTATTGGTATCATAAATTATAATGCAGCTAACTAAGAATAGGTATAGAGATCAAATTAGTTAACACCATACCAGTATGGTGAGGCCAAATCCCATAAAGGATTGCACAAAAAATAGAGATCCAAAAGAAGAAAAACGGACAACTAGAAGTACTTCGATTATTGTTATCATAAATTATAATACAGATAATTAAGAATAGGTATGGAGATAAAATTAGTTAACACTATACCACCATGGTGAGTCCAATTCTAAAGACCACCACACAATATAATGCAACATAATGATTTTTAGAAAAAACTCCAAGAAAAAAACAAATGATCTAAGGGTATTCTTTTATATTAAAGAGATGTATTTAATCAACCAAAATCAGATATAAAATGTCATTGTAAACCAGCTGTATTTGCTTAAGATACAACGAATCTATTATTTGGTTTTGAAAGGAAAATTCATAGACAATAACAACAGATATAAGAAGAAAATTATTTTGTAAATGGGATCTGCTTGACAAGAAAGACTGAACTATGGATGGTGCATTCAGATGAGAAATATATCCATGCTTTGAGGTCCTCTAATTGATATTGAGAAGGCATTTCAAAAGAGATGGCAATCCATTAAGTATTTGAGCAGCATAATTTACACAAGATCCCTAGATCAACAAGAAATGCCTCCCAACTGATGAAATTACCAAGAATTACACAAGATCCCTAGGGCACTCGACCGAAGGGTAAGCAAAGCAAACTGTGACAGAATGACACCACAAAAAGCAAAGAAGTTACCAAGTAGATATAAAAGAAAGCCACATTATTCACATGATATTGAAACATTAGTTTCCTCAATTAAGAGGACAAGAGTGCTGAATTCGACCACAAAATATGCAACAAATTATCTCCAGTGAATGCAAAGGAAACAA
Protein-coding regions in this window:
- the LOC103984625 gene encoding N6-adenosine-methyltransferase non-catalytic subunit MTB isoform X1; translation: MEGSESSRSRSKRDFEEITEARSSRMEVYDDWEGTDKKKHKSSKSRKHADIEEIDEQDSGRRKVLEDRNDARKKSAGSGDEDDYSMRRDSRSKLPRTNADERIEKRSGDGYRDRDLESTRKKRDDGNEGEFPRKTSLKVSGHEISDNKTRNKADSSCDGENEKPHDRDSRYLERKESSRDKKDQGQNEQEKNPQRRRWDEVETSRKADESSHADRSDSRVRKASEHSKHELHGDRELDFRNDSGEGKSRVLDASGEKSSRSGNRDDRREDNLRGRSWGRSEAQDEESRVINASHETKSNVVRDDRQRRVRERSTGSTEDAELNTHSYSSKQLSEKGEKQRQQRNSEHGSRDEVENWDKSNMDEDARSRTWGKGGRDSRRYKRSRSPERSGRNHREFDEHDRGFSDSDNERGTSVKGAWSDKNRDWETSKDHWKRSQTRQDLIDGDDFGHTKEWDMHRREHERLDSDNIHSRPGYRKDTRSRPESVRVSSNFSNRNESSDSIEIRPNKNLDFGREESVSTFPARKAELGSQQDFASGASDEEWGYLAEDRGKTASAFGDDLHERFQDDDSPIEQNSGRNSLDSQAGKGRIQRAMSSSRIGASQSPGSNIQSSFGNNQGTGSLNRGPQQGPKGAKPARGARGRLNGRDTQRVGLQPSMMGPPFGPLGLPPGPMPPIGPNMTHIPPPPIGPGVVIPPFPGPLVWPGARGVDMNMLAAPPNLPPIPPLGPTRPRFPTNMGAGLGHSMYFNQPGPIRGVPPNISAPGFNTIGPGGREMSHDKAPMGWAPPRTSGPSGKAPSRGEQNDYSQNFVDTGMRPQNFIRELELTSVVEDYPKLRELIQRKDEIVANSASPPLYYKCDLREHVLSPEFFGTKFDVILVDPPWEEYAHRAPGITDHLEYWTFDEILNLKIEAIADTPSFIFLWVGDGVGLEQGRQCLKKWGFRRCEDICWVKTNKKNATPGLRHDSRTLFQHSKEHCLMGIKGTVRRSTDGHIIHANIDTDVIIAEEPTDAGSTKKPEDMYRIIEHFALGRRRLELFGEDHNIRSGWLTVGKGLSSSNFNAEAYVRNFSDKDGKVWQGGGGRNPPPDAPHLVMTTSEIESLRPKSPPQKNQQQSTPLLQTGSSSNRRPSGNSPQNPMNPSLSGLNADFSGSEPATPAPWSSSPMVGYRGPDPEMMSIDVYDAYGFNAASSHAFGDHIDFDSHRGPNLL
- the LOC103984625 gene encoding N6-adenosine-methyltransferase non-catalytic subunit MTB isoform X2 — its product is MEGSESSRSRSKRDFEEITEARSSRMEVYDDWEGTDKKKHKSSKSRKHADIEEIDEQDSGRRKVLEDRNDARKKSAGSGDEDDYSMRRDSRSKLPRTNADERIEKRSGDGYRDRDLESTRKKRDDGNEGEFPRKTSLKVSGHEISDNKTRNKADSSCDGENEKPHDRDSRYLERKESSRDKKDQGQNEQEKNPQRRRWDEVETSRKADESSHADRSDSRVRKASEHSKHELHGDRELDFRNDSGEGKSRVLDASGEKSSRSGNRDDRREDNLRGRSWGRSEAQDEESRVINASHETKSNVVRDDRQRRVRERSTGSTEDAELNTHSYSSKQLSEKGEKQRQQRNSEHGSRDEVENWDKSNMDEDARSRTWGKGGRDSRRYKRSRSPERSGRNHREFDEHDRGFSDSDNERGTSVKGAWSDKNRDWETSKDHWKRSQTRQDLIDGDDFGHTKEWDMHRREHERLDSDNIHSRPGYRKDTRSRPESVRVSSNFSNRNESSDSIEIRPNKNLDFGREESVSTFPARKAELGSQQDFASGASDEEWGYLAEDRGKTASAFGDDLHERFQDDDSPIEQNSGRNSLDSQAGKGRIQRAMSSSRIGASQSPGSNIQSSFGNNQGTGSLNRGPQQGPKGAKPARGARGRLNGRDTQRVGLQPSMMGPPFGPLGLPPGPMPPIGPNMTHIPPPPIGPGVVIPPFPGPLVWPGARGVDMNMLAAPPNLPPIPPLGPTRPRFPTNMGAGLGHSMYFNQPGPIRGVPPNISAPGFNTIGPGGREMSHDKAPMGWAPPRTSGPSGKAPSRGEQNDYSQNFVDTGMRPQNFIRELELTSVVEDYPKLRELIQRKDEIVANSASPPLYYKCDLREHVLSPEFFGTKFDVILVDPPWEEYAHRAPGITDHLEYWTFDEILNLKIEAIADTPSFIFLWVGDGVGLEQGRQCLKKWGFRRCEDICWVKTNKKNATPGLRHDSRTLFQHSKEHCLMGIKGTVRRSTDGHIIHANIDTDVIIAEEPTDGSTKKPEDMYRIIEHFALGRRRLELFGEDHNIRSGWLTVGKGLSSSNFNAEAYVRNFSDKDGKVWQGGGGRNPPPDAPHLVMTTSEIESLRPKSPPQKNQQQSTPLLQTGSSSNRRPSGNSPQNPMNPSLSGLNADFSGSEPATPAPWSSSPMVGYRGPDPEMMSIDVYDAYGFNAASSHAFGDHIDFDSHRGPNLL